From the Glycine max cultivar Williams 82 chromosome 11, Glycine_max_v4.0, whole genome shotgun sequence genome, the window ACCTCATTAATTAGGAAATTAAACCATTCATAGTAAGACATTTCATCAGCTCAACCTTGTTTCAAGATGTTGATCAATTTCCTATTTATTTGATGTCATCAAGGAAAAGATAGACATAAAGTTAAAACACGAAATCCTACTTATATAAGAAGaatatatactttaaaaaaaattattcgtaAAATAAGAGTTACCCCGTTTAAATTATTGGTTAAACTAATCAGTTTGCATAGGTTGCATTTGAATGAGCCTATATATTCAATGAGTTCGTGAGTTCAAGAATAATAACCAGGCCAGTTGCatttagtttttgtttattcatataaaaatttgaatttttatgaaTTGATCTAAATAGTTTTTGTGAATTGGTTCACCAACGTAGCTTAATGGCATAACGTGGGAAGTGTCATAGTGTGTCTTTGATGGGgtttatataattgattttgattaaaattaattctgaaATAATGTAGTTTATGTTTagatgttttattataaaattaagttaagagtaaaatttaatacaaaattttgaatttaacataaaaataacataaaaattactCAAAGTTGATTTAGTCaagaattaatgttaaattccTCTCTAAAGAAAACTAAACATATgtaaatgtatttaaaaattaatttcaaatccATAATTAATTCTATAATCTCAAACCAAACGCACACTTAATGATCAAGTCAACAATTGTCCTCGAGTCTGAGCTGCAAAACAGCCTCCTATAGCGTAGGTTCAGAGACATCTTCATAAATCATAAGATTGATGCCAAGACATCCACCTTCATGTTCCACTACTCGTACCACTCAAGTTCGCAAAAGCTAGCTAAGAGCAATTTCATCTGCAAAAGTTGTATTGATTTTCCACCGACTATATACCTTTAACTTTCCAGGAATTTattatctagagaaatcatgtTATATGCATACACGGTTATAGAATTCTCttgaacatttttcttctttttgtagtATTACGTTTTATAGAAATTTGTAGCAACCACAACGCATACTCTGATATTGTGTCGCTAACGCAGTGATCAAGAGCGTAGTCAAAAGGTCAAGGAAACTATAcgataattaaattcaattagaGAAATGTTTCTTAGACAAGTTTGTTTTATGTAGCATGGCCAAGAAGCTATATTGCAAACAGTTCGATATGTATAAAGCATTGTCGCAAACCAACATCACAGATACGATACTCCCatccaattaaaattaaattttgaacaaCCCAAAAGGATATTTTGCAGaaagatataaaatttatttgatagatAATAAAGAAGTTGTTACAATGTAACTTATTTATGAGTCTTTATAAAGAGCTCAAATTATTAACGACAACATGCAATACACAAGCATACtgtaaatatatacatatacatatatatattggcATGTATGCTAGATTGGTAACTAACTAGTGCTCTATGGCTTGATGAAATGGCAACGATGGGGAATGGTGATTGCGATTTTGGGATCAACACCAACTTTCTTGAAAGCATCAGAGGAGAAAACAGCATAGAGGCAAGGGATGCTGACATTTAAAAGGTCATTGCAGCATTGTGAAGAAACAGGAGCCCTCAGGTTTCGTGCAGGCTTTTCACAGTGACGCAGCTTATGCGTCAAAATTCTAAGGGTGCTGAACTTTCCACATGGACCCTGTTTGTCGTGTTCAGGAGGATACACAGGACCATGGTCGAATTCAGCAGCAACGGCCACACTGACCAAAACCAGCAGGAACAACCCAACGAACTTACTCATCTTAACTGAATGGATTTTATTATTTCCTCTTTTTAAGTAGCTTAAAGCTTGGAATAATGCAACTCACATATTAAAATTGTCTAGCACTATGGTCTATATATATTGCTAGATTGGAAAAATAAACAGGCAACTATGTACAAAACCTCGTTCCAAAGCATTTGGTTTCTGCGTGCATTCTTTAATTTCATGGAAGAAGGATTACAGCTTCATGCCCGCAGATTCTTACTGAAGAGAAGAAGCAGGCCTGGGAATATTTTGAATCAGGAAGCACGGGTCTATATACTTGgtattagaatatatatatatatatatatatatatatatatatatatatatatgatgtttgaatatgtagaaaaaaaatatcacattaaaataattttatgttgattaaaaaataaattaaacttcaattttttgttactccataattttttctttattatttttatcttctaaagagttgtttaattttctaaaaatactctaaaacaaaaaaaaaatgaaaaagaattaaCTTTACTCCTCCATTTCACTCAAATTTGGAGGTCCACAAAAAGTTAtctatccttattttttttcttttaataaatattaaaaatttaatatttttatcctatcatccttttctccattttttttaatatataatcaagcaaacattgtgtaaattttaaactttaataaACAGATATTGAAAGCATTATTcctaatttagaaaaatagagcCAATCAAGTcttacggataaaaaaaatttcattccaattaaacaaattaatctGCATGGGCCGTATTTACTAATATATTTAACAAGCTCACGTGAGtccaaaattaaacaaactagTTCCTGGATTGGTCCGCATgttgtttttatataaataaataaaaaatgaattttgtgcATCCCAAAGACATCCCAAACtaacattttgttttatattaaaatgattttagtagTTAAAAAATCATGCAAATAAACAGATTGATTTGTGAATTTGCATTTAACTTGAATGTTTAACGGTAGTAGCTTTCTGCACTTCTCGAGTTATTTCATGCACTCTGTCTGGAaagtttttttaccttttggATTAACGTAAAAAGGGGGTGCAGGGAGCAACTGGGAAGTACTGGAAGCAATAGGCATGTTTAATAAACCAACAGATATGGACCTGCAACTAAACATACAAAATGTTTTGATCCAAACCCATGCAGGCTGCAAATGACACACAGCCCATTAAACAATTACAAcaactttcccttttcctttctgACATCTTCCTTTTGAAATTTTGAGATATGCTTTTGGAAGGGAACCCACAAGGCCTGATCAGTGGGCATACACAtgaaaacatgttcttttactCGTTTTTTCAAAGTGATTTGGCAATAGAAAATGAAGTGCAAACCACCGAGAATGTGGATTAACCCATGTAGAATTGTTCCAATTTTATCgatcaataatattaaatttgagtcttaaattaaatatgtaattgagttaaatattacaagaaaaaaatttattgctCACTGCCTCACTGTAATCCCTCTATTCAGCTCATGCAtgataataaaaagaagaaagtgaattaaggggaaaaaaagctaaaataaatatattttttaagcagCATAAAAAGAAAAGCTTAATTtccctccaaaaaaaaaagggggaagcttAATTCTTATATCTATCACACTCAGTTTAGTGGtatcgagagagagagaaattaatCCTTAGAgcagaatgaagatgaagaacgattctactaataatttttggaaCCAAAGACTCTGCTTAAATTCCAACACAAGTgtataatataattgaatttgCAATGCAATTGAAAACCCTAACCTATCCTTATAACCACTATAATCCCAATCATCAAAATTACTTGTATATATTGACAAACATGTGAATCAATAATCTCATCATGAAATTCAGAGGTGACACTTCACACTACCAAAACACcacttcaatttaatttatacagTATTTGATTCACTCAGATTCAATTCATTTTCACACCTCAAAACATCGCAATGGCAAAACCTAGTTAGCTAGCGAGTGAAAGCGTAGAGAACGAACGAGAAGTAGATGAGGAGTGCAAGGGGGACGAAGATGAGAAGCGGGATGACGGCGGCGTAAGTGTGTGAGCTTCCGCAGACGAGGGTTTCGAGCTTGATCTGCGCGACGTTGACGAGGGCGAGCATGAGGAAGCCACAACCGGCGACGGAGACGAGCATGCCGGCGCGGAGGGCGGTGCGGTTGACGACGCCGGATCGGTGTTGAGGCTGTTGGAAGGGTCGTTAGGGTTCCAGGTTAGGCCGATGAAGACGGCGAGGGTGAAAAAGGGAATTCACGTTCACTATCGCGTCTAACGCGGTGATGTGGAGACTCGTAAACGAAGAAgacattgttattgttattgttgttttcaCTCTTTCAggggaaaggaaagaaagaaaacgacGACGACCACAAAAATAGATGGAAATGTGGAATCTCACTGCAACAAAAGCACTTTTATTTTACACACACGTTTTCtttaaatacaataaatttcTTGCATTGTTGTCtgtcttttttcttgtttaacgGTCCTATTTTCAAAAAGTACTAAGTTTCAccaatgtatttttttcttcttcttaaaacCCTTAAATTCtcgctttttattttaaatttcacaaatttgaATCTATTCAactatttaaacttttttggtttttgtaaATTTCACAACTCAAAACaccaaatttcattaaaaacagtAAAGTCTCAACTTACCTTCTTTAAACTTTGATCTCAAATCATATAAAATCCTCTTAATTTCCATtgaatatttttacttataaacttttaaaattatactgTGTCTTAAATTTATCACAAACCTCCCAAATAGTTGGATCCAAGATGAGAAATTAAGAGGTGGAAGAAGATTAACAAAAGAACAAATTTgctttatttcaaaaattaagaaatataattaatcttttaaaattttaatttttgttaacttaTCAAAATTTAGTATTTAGCTCAGCTGGTTGAAAAGTGCTTATTAACCATAACTTTGGATGTATCTCTATGGCATGTTAATTAATATGTGATTCCAAAtctatttcaaagaaaattgcAAAAGCAAGCTGACAAGGAGGAAGAGCGCACGCGCTGGGCTGTGATGTTTACGAAACAAATTATGTAAACATTTTCGtctaatacattttattttataaaatatatttcataataattaatatcaacAGTCAGGGCATTTGGTCTAGTGGTATGATTCTCGCTTAGGGTGCGAGAGGTCCCGAGTTCAATTCTCGGAATGCCCCCATTCATCATTACTTTTTTAAAtaccttgtttttttttgtttatgaaagTCTTCATTTGTCAGTGGCCACTTTCTAGCTTCTAAAACACATTTTAATCAATGCTACAAGAAAAATTGTGCAGAGGTCCCATTTGTCAATTGTGATGATATAAACAACTATGCTCCATTAAATGTCAACGTGATTCCCAgcatatttaaattcaaaaataatgaaTACCAACAGTGCTTCAGAATTCAGATCTCAGTAAGCTACTGTAATTAACACTATGAATTTGAATTCTCGACtaccaataaatatatatattcgtgaatgatacaaatgaaaaaagttaaaaaaaataataataataataattgatgcTTTACAACACTAAATCTCTCTCCCTCCTCCTAAAGTAAACTTTGTGCAACCGAATCTCAACTACCATTACCATATTGAGTGCTCAAATGGATAAAACCTTGCTAGTCATTTGGTCCTGTTTTTAAACTTCTGACGTTGTTGTTCTGGTTGTTGTTGTAGTTCGGTTTTCTTGCTACTTGGGTTTGAACAATTCACCTCAGTTGAGTTGCTGCATATCTTAGTAGTCTTTGTCTCTACACCAAGATAATTTGACAACACTCTCCTCACCCCAAAGCCGCGACGATGAGGTTTGATGCTGTTGTTGATGTTGTGGAGGAAAGGAGTTCTCTCCCCTCTTGCAGGACTAATTAGTGGCACAGCCGCAGATGAAAAGCTAGGAGTGCCAATTGATGCTTTGTGTGGTGTAGTGCCTGAGACAGACACTGAGAGTGGTGGACGTGTAATCTTCTTCTGCTGAGAAACCATGTTAACTGTAGTTGTAGGAACCAATGCAAACCTCTCTGAATGTTTTGTCAAGTCATCAACATACAGCAAATCATCAATGCGGGCCACAATGTTGAAAGCCATGCTCTCCAATACTCTTGAGTAGCTCTCTAGCACAGATTTTCCAACATCCTGAAATGTTTGTGTGAAAATGTGTCAATGATATATATGCTACTATGAATGTAATGATTAAAgggaaaaaatttatatacagTTCCTTAAGTACTGTTGGGGTTGTTCTTcaatcaaaattagagtttcaCCCTGGTAATCCATGTAGTCCTTTAATGTATATCTTTATCACGAATCACAAGATacaaattaaattctaattgaAACAACACCAACCAACATCTAAGGAATTGTATCAAAATTTTGTCAGAAAGAAAAATGCATTGAACCAACCACCTTGTTGCACTGGATCTTGCTGGTATCAAGGGTAGTTTGACTTAAGCCTGGGAAACGCTGCTTCAAGGAAACTAGAATGTTTTCAGCTCTATCTGCTAGTAGTTCTCTCTTATCTCCATCAATCATGAAGTCCTTGACTATTTCCCATGATGATTTTGTGGTAGAACGGTTGGGGTTTGGTGAGGACCTAGAGTGAGCTCTTCGCCGCCAAACATAAATTGCTGCTTCCACACGGTTTGCAATCTCTAGTGCAACATGTTCAGAGGATATGTCTAAGCAATCAAGAAGGCACTCTGGGGAGAATTGATCTGATGTTATGTAACGGTAAACAAAATCCCCCAAGCAAGTTCTTCCATTCTGCAAAATCCATATTCAAGACAAAGTCATAACATGACAGAAAATTAgtacatgtttttcttttttcgggGTGATCCCAGGGTATCTGTCGAGTCAGAAAATGTTCTTTCAAGATATTTAAGTCCATTTAAGGAGTTGATGTCTCTTAATAGAGTTTTTTATACACATAAGCCTGAAGATTGAACCCTTGATGTTTAAGGTAATGTACCTTTCAAGATATTTAAGTCCATTTAAGGAGTTGATGTCTCTTAATAGAGTTTTTTATACACATAAGCCTGAAGATTGAACCCTCGATGTTTAAGGTAATGTACATGTATGCCAAAAGAAAATGTGTGGTAGTCCCTTGAATTTATTTGCAGGTAACTAAGGTATGCCATGTAATGGTGTAATCAATACCCTTAGTTTGGTCTTTTATCTTAATCATAGAATGACATAAGgggaaaaaagtgtattaatgaTAGCATTTAGATTAGACCTTAGGAAGAACTTCCAAATATGACTCAGGAACTTCCATTTCAGCCAAAGCAATGCTGTTGATAGCCATGGCTGCTTTTAGTATTTGGTTTGCACATTCTCGAGAGTGATTCAACTGTTTTCTTGAGTCTTCACTGAGTCCTGCAGGGGGGACACGAGGCACGGGAAGCCACCACTTCTCTTCTTGCCGCTGAATTGTTCTGCGAAAAGAGGCCGAACCATCTGCATCTGGGGCTACAATTCCTTGGTCTACATACCAGAACTCTGTAGCAGTGAAACTGTCTAAAATTTCCTGTTATTAAAGAAAATGTACATTAAGGcaacaatcattcaattatagtGAGCCATGAGAGAACAAGATTCAATACTCACGAGAAGCATGTTGTCAAGTTTGCGGAGAGCTGGAAGATTGATAAAAATATCTGCCCTAGGCCTGCAAGTCATTACCTGCAGAATGCACCATATTAGAAAACATCATAGATTCATGATTCATCAATTCCCCCTTTTGAATAAAATCAGAGTTCATCATTAAAATTAAGACTCAATCCAATTTTACCTCGAGCTTACTCCCATCAGGATATGTTTGCCAAGAAGGCATCAACTCGACAATGTAATCACTAACACTAACAAGCCATTCCATCTCTCTCTGCCACATTTCTTTCTTCTCAGAAGGTAAAGGTTCTAGTCTCCATAATTGCCCAAATACAGTTGCTACAAGTTGCAAATAATCCAAACTTGAATAAGttataaaactcaaatttaaaaccagaacagaaaattcaaaattttgaactaTTTGCCAACATAGACAAACTAAGTAAACAGCTTCTCAATTACATAATGAGCCTATGCAAGTGTTTGCAAGATGGAAAGCATACCGCAGAGATTAGTAATGGCATTAGAAATGGCCAAAGCAGTGCAAACCCCTTTTCCAGAACCTGACATATCTTCACCAAGCAACAATTTTGCAAACCTCTCCTTCATCATGTCAAGTTCTGttccaaacaaaattttaaaaaaaaatccaataattATCACCAATTAGAGTTATTAGACAACAAAGTCAAAGTGATATTAATGACTTAAAAAGGGATTAATAACTCCAACCCTTTAAAATTCCTGTCCACAATCCTTTTCTAGTTTCCAAACACATCATATCCAATTATCCATTTGTCTcgtaacatattaaaaaaaaaaaaaaaactaacctgACAACTTCAAGCCAATACTGGTAAACTTTTTGTCTTCCAAGTGGGATTTATgtctgttttctttttcatcagAACTAGAGCGCTTGGAGATTGTGGCCTTGAGAATAGGCCAACCAAGAGGAGCAGGTGAAGAAGACCCTTTTGCCTTAGCTTCATCAGTAGAAACTGAAGAACTGGATCCACAGAAACTGGTATCACTGGAAGAATAATCTGTGGTGAGACAAGACAAAACAACCCCATCACTTTTCTTTTGAGAAGAATTTTCGTTTTTCTTAGATAAAGCATCCATCTTTGAGGAAAAGAAAGGTGTTTTTGGATTCGAAAAGGCAGTCACCACTCGCGAAGATAAGAAGATACTGGGAACGTGGGTTGGGACATGGAAATGGTTGTTTAA encodes:
- the LOC100780432 gene encoding uncharacterized protein; translation: MSKFVGLFLLVLVSVAVAAEFDHGPVYPPEHDKQGPCGKFSTLRILTHKLRHCEKPARNLRAPVSSQCCNDLLNVSIPCLYAVFSSDAFKKVGVDPKIAITIPHRCHFIKP
- the LOC100780972 gene encoding rop guanine nucleotide exchange factor 5; its protein translation is MDALSKKNENSSQKKSDGVVLSCLTTDYSSSDTSFCGSSSSVSTDEAKAKGSSSPAPLGWPILKATISKRSSSDEKENRHKSHLEDKKFTSIGLKLSELDMMKERFAKLLLGEDMSGSGKGVCTALAISNAITNLCATVFGQLWRLEPLPSEKKEMWQREMEWLVSVSDYIVELMPSWQTYPDGSKLEVMTCRPRADIFINLPALRKLDNMLLEILDSFTATEFWYVDQGIVAPDADGSASFRRTIQRQEEKWWLPVPRVPPAGLSEDSRKQLNHSRECANQILKAAMAINSIALAEMEVPESYLEVLPKNGRTCLGDFVYRYITSDQFSPECLLDCLDISSEHVALEIANRVEAAIYVWRRRAHSRSSPNPNRSTTKSSWEIVKDFMIDGDKRELLADRAENILVSLKQRFPGLSQTTLDTSKIQCNKDVGKSVLESYSRVLESMAFNIVARIDDLLYVDDLTKHSERFALVPTTTVNMVSQQKKITRPPLSVSVSGTTPHKASIGTPSFSSAAVPLISPARGERTPFLHNINNSIKPHRRGFGVRRVLSNYLGVETKTTKICSNSTEVNCSNPSSKKTELQQQPEQQRQKFKNRTK